The sequence tttaaaagatacacAGATTAACTTACCTGAGCATTATTCAATTCTTTCATAACCCGACTATTTTCTCTTAAGACATCGCAAACTACAATAAATTCTGCTTCCCTATAACCACcaaaaaatttttctctaattacTTGGGTTGCAGCCATGGCAGACCTTCCTTTTGGTACCTGTAATAAtcataagaaattttttatattttcaaatatatttaactatagtattatgtaatacatttcagtaatataaaattataagatttaATACTAACATGGCAATTTTCTATATACCAAAATACACCAATGGGTGGAAGATACGTCggtaaagatgaaaaattaactAGACTATCATGATGTGAGAAACGATGATATTTATAGTGACTTAATAATGGAGAAACAGATGCTGCATTTTCAACTGTAACACTATTATTGCTACTATTTAGGTCACATAATGATTGAGATATGCTCCTTTCTATTAGCCTTTCATTTAGAccttctgttttattttgGTCATTTGTACAAAGTGCATAGTAATCTGCATTATCTTGGTCTGCCATGTGGTTTAAAGAATGTCATTTAACATTCCAATACAAAATCTACAATCAAAATAAtgcgtataataaatatatattcaatggGAATAAATAGaagcaatattttatcaatatataattacgtgCGATAGGGAAATAAAGCCTAATAA comes from Bombus pyrosoma isolate SC7728 unplaced genomic scaffold, ASM1482585v1 HiC_scaffold_4578, whole genome shotgun sequence and encodes:
- the LOC122577408 gene encoding uncharacterized protein LOC122577408 — its product is MADQDNADYYALCTNDQNKTEGLNERLIERSISQSLCDLNSSNNSVTVENAASVSPLLSHYKYHRFSHHDSLVNFSSLPTYLPPIGVFWYIENCHVPKGRSAMAATQVIREKFFGGYREAEFIVVCDVLRENSRVMKELNNAQVNLIHVAGEYKKCC